DNA from Rubripirellula lacrimiformis:
CGGCGTAGACGCCCGCAACCCGCTTCATTTCGATGTCCAGCTTCTTGAATTCGCGGTACATCGCGGCTTCATCCGGCAAGACGACGGCTACCATTGGGAAGCTGCCTTCGCGGATTTCGACTCCCCGGCGGCTCATGTAGCTGACAAATGCGCGGTGCGACTGTTCGAACAGTTTGGGCCAGCGATCGCCACGTCCTTCGGGTTGGACGACTAAGAAGTTTTTGGTCGCCTGGACTTCGAATCCACGACGGAATTCGCCATTGAGTTCGTTGCGAAGTTCGGCAGCCGAAATGGGGTCAAAGGGTTGGTTGGTTTCGCGGATTTGCGATTCCGGCAGGGCTGGATCCAGCGAATGCATCCAACCGTCACGCCCCAGGATGACCATTTCATGTGTCAGTCTTAGCAGCGGGATCCCTCTCTGGGATTTCCCCAATGCCGAAAATTCGACCATCGCGGGGACTTGCCCGTGTACGTCAGCGTGGCTGACGCAACAAAGGCAAACGGTCAGGATGGCGGCAGCGAATCGGCAGTTCATATCGCAAAGTTGTCCGCAGGCGGAGTTCGAAGGAGACGGCTATGGGAAGGCTAGGTTAGAATCTGGGGGTGCATCCGACCTTGATCCGAGGTGCGACTGCAAAGGGGGGACGCTTCCCGGATCAGGCCGACCGGTTTTTCGCATCTTGAGGGATATAACGACGATGCTTTCTCGCAGCCTGTTGATCTTTGGTTTGGCCATCGGTGGAACCATCACGCCGCTGATCCCACCAAGTCTTGGGACGGCAAGGGCCGACGACCCCGTCGCAGCCCAGGATCCGGGGCCGGATGGCGAAGGTTCGGCACCCTTGTCGCCCGCCCCAGCTTCACCGGTCGATTTGAAATCCGACGTGCTGCAGTGGGTCGAAGAATTGGATGCAAACCGTCTGACCAAACGAAAGTCGGCCGAGCGGGCGTTGATTGCCGCAGGCCCCGATGCACTGCCGTACCTGCCCGAAACAAAGCCGGGGATTTCGATCGAAGCGGCCGAGCGACTTTCGCGTGTCCGCAAGACGCTGATGAAGATGCGGACCGAAGACGAAGCGGAATCCGATGCGTTCACCGTTTCGCTGGCGGATGTTTCCAACCTGGGCGAAGCGCTCGAGGCGATCAGCCGCGACAGTGGTGTTGAATTTGATCACGAAGCGGATTCATCGTTGGCGATCTCGCCCGTTGCCGCCCCGCTGGGGTTCTGGCATGCCGTCGATTTGGTGCTGGATCAATCCAATTTGGACATCAACTTTTATGGCGGCGACGAGAGCACGCTGAAGTTGGTGGGGCGCAATCCCGATCGGCCGTCCCGTGTCGATTCAGCCGCCTACGCGGGGGTTTACCGGATCGAACCCACCGCCGTGACCTCGCGCCGAAGTCTGAACAATCCCACGCTTTCGGGGCTGAACATTAGCGTCGAAATCGCGTGGCAACCGCGAGTCACACCCATTGGATTGACGTTGCCGATCAAGCAGTTGTCCGCCAAATTGGACGACGGAGCGGACCTGGAACCACAGGAAACGGGGGAAACGATCGACGTTGCAACCAACAGCGATATCGCTTTCAGTGAGTTCTTTTTTCCGATGGAATTGCCGGCCGGACAACCCAGCAAGATCGAATCGTTGTCGGGACAGATCCGAGCTCTGTTGCCGGGCAAAAAACAACAGTTCGAATTGCCGCTGATCAGCCCGGGAACTCCCAAGACAATCGACGCGATGACGGTCGAAGTGGAATCGGTGCGTCCCAATGGACCGCTGCATGAAATCAGGGTTGCGGTCGAATTGACGGACGCGGATCGTTCGTTGGAAAGCCACCGGCATTGGATCTACGAAAACGATGTCTACGCCCAACGAAAAGATGGTTCCCGCGCCGATCATCTGGGGTACGAGGTTTATCGCCAAACGGCTTCCGGCGTCGGAATCGGATACCTGTTCGATTTGGGCGACTCGTCAGCCGCAGCCGAAGCGACGCTGATCTACCAGTCGCCGACCGCCGTGGTACCAAGCGAAGTGTCGTTCGTGATCCAGGACATTCCGCTGCCATGAACCCCAACCAAAATCTGCCGCGATGGCTGCGTCGTACGGCATTGGCATCGATGGTTTCTGCTGTTCCATGGGGGACGGCCACGTTGGCGATGACCACGTTGGCGGTACCTCGGATCGCGATCGGGCAGACGATCCTGGGCCAGGACGAAAGCCGCAATTCGGGACAGGGACAGGGACAGGGACCGGCCACCGGTGCGGCGACGGCAAACTCGAATTCGCAAACCGGGCAACGACGATCAGCGAAGCTGGAACCGAGCGACCCGTTCGCGGCGATCGATGGCCAGCCGATTTACGTGGGTGAGATCAACTTGGTCCTGACCCAGCGAATCGACGTTCGTGATCTGGAACGTGTCGGGCTGCAGGTTCAACGTGCCACCGCCCTGTTGTTGGTCCGCCGCCATTTGGCGATGAAAGCACTGCAAGGTCAGGGCGGCGAAACGCTTGCCGCCGGGATCCGTCGACGTGTTCAGGCCTATCAGAGCGAGGCGTCACGGATGGGGACCAGCATGGAAGAATTGGCCGCCAAACGCCAATCCACCGCGGACGCGATGGTGGCCGATTTGGCATGGACATCGGCCTGGACCCAGTATCTGAAAAGCCGGATGACGACCGCCAATCTGCGAAAGTTTTTTGATCGCAACCAAGCCAAGTACGGGGGCGGACGGTTCGATGTGTCGCAAGTTTTTGTGCCCGTCGATGCGTCCGATCCAGCATCGGTTGCCGCTACCGCGGATCGGATGACACAGTGGATCGAGGACATTCGCGCCGCCGCGGGGCCGGACGCCGACTCGCTGCCGACCGTGTTCGCATCCGAAGCGTCCCAGCACAGTCAGGCCGGGTCAGCCGAGGATGGCGGACATTTGGGCTGGGTCGCAAAAGATGGCGATCTGCCGGCCGAAGTCATGGCGGCGATTCGCAGCGCGACCGCTAGTCAGATGATCGGCCCGATCCAAAGCAAGCTGGGGATGCACGTGGTGCTGGTCCATCAAGCCGAGGCGGGGACCGGAACGTTCGACGAACTGACCGACCAATCCGCTCTTCGCCGCGATGCCGCCAACGCTTTGTTTGATGCGTTGGTCGCCAGCCAAAAAGACGCCAAGGTCGTCTGGTTCGGCACGCAGCTGCAAGGCGAACAAGTCCGCTGAACCCGACGATTCGCCGGGGGCGGGGACTTGGGATTGGGGAGTTCCGTCGCGGCGGTGCGGGGATCGTGGTGGATCCCGGTGCACCGAGAGTGGGATTCTGTTGAATCCCACGACGGGTGCCATTGCCGCTGGGTTACGGCAGGATCGTATTGCCCTGCTGCATGCCCTTCTTCTGGTTGGTATAGATTTCGGAGATGTCCGAAGGAAGGCTAGGCCGGCCGGTACGAGGTTCCGGTGGGAAGTCTTCCGCACGGACTGCCGATCCCATCGGGGTGGTCAACGTATCGTCGATCGCCTTCAGGTAGCTTTGCAGTTTCCAGGCGGGGATGACGGTCAAACCCAACTCGATCGCTTGGTTCTTGGCTTTGCCGATTGCGATAATCGCTTCGGTGTTGTCGGCATCCGGGTCAGCCGAATCCGTCAATTGTGGGTCTTCGCCGACCACCATGAATCGGACGCTGGCGTCCAAGGTTCCGGTGATCTCGCCCGTCGCAGACACTTCGGCTGCGACTTCGGCACCGGCTGCCATGATCTGGCCTTTCAACGCTTCGTTGTCAGGTCGTCCATCGCCATCGATGTCGATTTCACCCGCCAATGCGATCTTCACACGGCGTCCGGGAGCCCAGAACGGCGAGTAGATTTTGTCGCCAGGGATGATTGGGTTTTTGATTTCGGGGCGAGCGATCACGCGAGCCAGAGCCATGTGCGGGCCTTGGATCTGGGTGACCTGGATCGTCGCTTTGACCTGGGCATCTTGCAGACGGACATCATCCGCATCGATCACGCCAAAGGTGACATTGGGTCGCAATGCATCGGCCGATCCCAGGTTGATCGTGCAGACATTGCCACCGCGAACAACAAACCGGATCTCGCCTTGAGTGGTTTCGAACTGGTCGTTTCGTAGTTCGTTGAGTTGCAATTTCTGAGTATCGATGGTGCCTAGCAGGCGTCGATTGTTCCGTTCTAGGTCTTCCGCTTTCGCGCTGGCCTGTTGGCGGAACTGGTTGAATTCTTGCACGTTGACGTTCAGTTTGTCACGCGTGTCTTCCTTCTCTTTGTTCATTCGGGCCCGATCTTCGTCGAACTGAGTGGCCATGTTGTCGGCCTTCTTGTTCGCATCGTCAGCCTTCTGTTCGGCCAGCATCTTGGAATTGTTGGCAATCGAGATCTCGGCTTCGGCGTCCGTTCGGATCTTGGTGGCTTCTTGGCGAGCGGTCGCGTACTGCGTATTGCGGTCTCGGATCGCGTTGAGCAGGTATTCCGGCAGCCGTGGATAGTTTCGGTCCTGGGGTTCGACTTCGGCGCCGAACAGCGACATGTCCTTGGTGAACTGTTCTTCGATCGCCTGCATTTCAGGGTCATCCGAAGAGTTCTCTTTCATTTGGTCCAGTTCCGCTTGGGTGAACTGGACTTGGCCGAGCATGCCTTTGAATCGGCTCAGCTGGCCTTCCATGGTTCGCACCTGACCGCTCATCGTCTGCATCCTAGCAGCCGCGTCGTCGGCATCGATCGACATCAAATTGCCGCTTCGCCATAGGAAGAAGTTCAGCGCAATCGAAAGCACCAAGAAGATCATGCAGGCAATCAAACTGCCGCGGATGACGGAATCGTCGCGAGCCACCATAGTCGTTTCGTGCGTTTTGGAAGCGAAAGAAGCTGGGGAAAAGCCATGCGGGCCTACAGTCGACCCTTCCGAGTCGTCAGTACACCCTATTTAATCCATACGTTTATTCTACTTCCACGCAAACAGAATTGCCGGTTCTGTTCCTCGTTTCGGTGACTTTTGCTGATTATGGGCATCT
Protein-coding regions in this window:
- a CDS encoding peptidylprolyl isomerase, with protein sequence MNPNQNLPRWLRRTALASMVSAVPWGTATLAMTTLAVPRIAIGQTILGQDESRNSGQGQGQGPATGAATANSNSQTGQRRSAKLEPSDPFAAIDGQPIYVGEINLVLTQRIDVRDLERVGLQVQRATALLLVRRHLAMKALQGQGGETLAAGIRRRVQAYQSEASRMGTSMEELAAKRQSTADAMVADLAWTSAWTQYLKSRMTTANLRKFFDRNQAKYGGGRFDVSQVFVPVDASDPASVAATADRMTQWIEDIRAAAGPDADSLPTVFASEASQHSQAGSAEDGGHLGWVAKDGDLPAEVMAAIRSATASQMIGPIQSKLGMHVVLVHQAEAGTGTFDELTDQSALRRDAANALFDALVASQKDAKVVWFGTQLQGEQVR